One window of Leptotrichia sp. oral taxon 498 genomic DNA carries:
- the thrS gene encoding threonine--tRNA ligase: MIEMILPDGSKRQLEKPMTVVEFAKTIGSSLGKATVGAMIDGTQVDPSYIIEKSGNIQLITNTSEEGIEIIRHSAAHIMAQAVQRLFPNTKVTIGPVVENGFFYDFDPERPFTEEDLTKIEEEMKKIVKENYPFERSEMSAEEAKKFFAEKGETYKVEIIDDLGVDKVSIYKQGEFVDLCRGTHVPSTGYLKAFKLMSTAGAYWRGDSNNKMLQRIYGVAFATKKELDDYLTMMEEAERRDHRKLGKQLNLFFLDEHGPGFPFFMPKGVEIFNKLQEMWRVEHKKRGYQEIKTPIMLDRELWEISGHWFNYRENMYTSTIDEKIYAIKPMNCPGSIIAYKNNLHSYKDLPLKYGEMGLVHRHEFSGALHGLMRVRAFTQDDAHVFCTKEQIEEQIIEIIDLYDKFYTLFGFEYHIELSTKPDKAIGSDEIWEMAEANLKSALEHKGIDYKLNPGDGAFYGPKIDFKMKDSIGRIWQCGTIQLDFNLPQRFEMSYIGADGEKHEPVMIHRAMYGSLERFLGILIEHYAGAFPTWLAPVQARILTISDEQVPFAKELFTKFQNAGIRVELDTRAEKIGYKIREANGDQKIPVQLIIGKNEVANNEVNVRRFGSQESKNVSVDEIVNILLEESKVPFKK, encoded by the coding sequence ATGATAGAAATGATATTACCTGATGGTAGCAAAAGACAGCTAGAAAAACCAATGACAGTAGTGGAATTTGCAAAAACGATTGGTTCTAGTTTAGGTAAAGCAACTGTAGGAGCTATGATTGATGGAACCCAAGTAGATCCTTCGTACATAATTGAAAAATCAGGAAATATACAGCTAATAACAAATACTAGCGAAGAAGGAATAGAAATAATTAGACACAGTGCGGCTCACATAATGGCTCAAGCTGTGCAAAGATTATTTCCAAATACAAAAGTTACAATAGGGCCTGTTGTGGAAAATGGATTTTTCTATGACTTTGATCCTGAAAGACCTTTTACTGAAGAAGATTTAACAAAAATCGAAGAAGAAATGAAAAAAATAGTAAAAGAAAATTATCCTTTTGAAAGAAGTGAAATGAGTGCCGAAGAAGCTAAAAAATTCTTTGCTGAAAAAGGTGAAACTTATAAAGTTGAAATAATTGATGACTTGGGAGTTGATAAAGTCAGTATTTATAAACAGGGAGAATTTGTGGATTTATGCCGTGGAACACATGTTCCATCAACTGGATATTTAAAAGCATTTAAATTAATGTCAACTGCTGGAGCTTATTGGCGTGGAGATTCAAATAATAAAATGCTTCAAAGAATTTATGGAGTAGCTTTTGCGACTAAAAAAGAGCTGGATGACTATTTGACAATGATGGAAGAAGCTGAAAGAAGAGATCACAGAAAATTAGGAAAACAGCTTAACTTATTTTTCTTGGATGAACATGGACCAGGTTTCCCATTCTTTATGCCAAAAGGTGTGGAAATTTTTAACAAACTTCAAGAAATGTGGAGAGTTGAACATAAAAAAAGAGGTTATCAGGAAATAAAAACTCCAATTATGCTGGATAGAGAACTTTGGGAAATTTCTGGACACTGGTTTAATTACAGAGAAAATATGTATACATCGACAATTGATGAAAAAATTTATGCAATTAAACCAATGAACTGTCCAGGTTCAATAATAGCATATAAAAATAACTTGCATTCATACAAAGATTTACCATTAAAATATGGAGAAATGGGACTTGTTCACAGACACGAATTTAGTGGAGCTTTGCACGGACTTATGAGAGTTAGAGCATTTACACAAGATGATGCGCATGTTTTTTGTACAAAAGAGCAAATTGAAGAACAAATTATTGAAATTATTGATTTATACGATAAATTCTATACTTTATTCGGATTTGAATATCATATTGAATTATCAACAAAACCAGATAAAGCAATCGGTTCAGATGAAATTTGGGAAATGGCTGAAGCTAATTTAAAATCAGCTTTGGAACACAAAGGGATTGATTATAAATTAAATCCTGGAGATGGAGCGTTTTACGGTCCAAAAATTGACTTTAAGATGAAAGATTCAATTGGAAGAATTTGGCAATGTGGAACAATCCAATTAGATTTCAACTTACCACAAAGATTTGAAATGAGCTATATCGGAGCAGACGGAGAAAAACATGAACCAGTAATGATTCACCGTGCAATGTACGGAAGTTTAGAAAGATTCCTTGGAATTTTGATTGAACATTATGCAGGAGCTTTCCCAACTTGGTTAGCGCCAGTACAAGCAAGAATTTTAACAATTTCTGATGAACAAGTGCCTTTTGCAAAAGAATTATTTACAAAATTTCAAAATGCAGGAATTAGAGTTGAACTTGACACAAGAGCGGAAAAAATTGGATATAAAATTAGGGAAGCAAATGGAGATCAAAAAATACCAGTTCAGTTGATTATTGGTAAAAATGAAGTTGCGAATAATGAAGTGAATGTTAGAAGATTTGGTTCACAAGAAAGCAAAAATGTTTCAGTTGATGAAATTGTTAATATTTTGTTGGAAGAATCAAAAGTTCCGTTTAAAAAATAA
- the yhbY gene encoding ribosome assembly RNA-binding protein YhbY translates to MVQQLSSRERAFLRKLAHNLEPVVRIGKEGIDENVLKSIAEVVKKRELIKVKILQNSSVGFDRELADEIAKDTKSIFVDKIGNVLIFFKPKNTKDAVITTEFNEFKKKKNKK, encoded by the coding sequence ATGGTACAGCAACTTTCAAGTAGAGAAAGAGCTTTTTTGAGAAAGCTGGCACACAATCTTGAGCCTGTCGTAAGAATTGGAAAAGAAGGAATAGATGAAAATGTTTTAAAAAGTATTGCTGAAGTTGTAAAAAAAAGAGAATTAATAAAAGTAAAAATCTTGCAAAATTCATCAGTAGGATTTGATAGAGAATTAGCTGATGAAATTGCAAAAGATACAAAATCAATTTTTGTGGATAAAATTGGAAATGTTCTTATATTTTTTAAACCTAAAAATACAAAAGATGCAGTAATTACAACTGAATTTAATGAATTTAAAAAGAAAAAAAATAAAAAATAA
- a CDS encoding ribonuclease J, with protein MSDKERREVGSLNSTIKRHFSKKEDTNKIKSNLKRFRRKSTNRRHLDEKNETRYVPLANNRNRHVDKRSFKDEARDEKMYVIPLGGLEEVGKNMTAFQYKDEIVVVDAGLTFPEDEHLGIDVIIPDFAYLEANRNKIKALLLTHGHEDHIGAVPYFYQKLGTENIPMYGGKLTLALAKAKFEKKDAKLPKEKVITGRNILKISKYFTVEFISVTHSIADCYAICIKTPAATILHSGDFKVDLTPVDGEGFDFGRLAQLGEEGVDLLLSDSTNAQIPGFTPSERTVGESLKDEFSKAKGRIILAAFASHVHRLQQIVNIAYSHGRKIAIDGRSMIKIFEICSNLGYLKLPKDIMIDIERVETHPADKVLILCTGTQGEPLAALSRIANGTHKYITLRQGDTVVISATPIPGNEKAATKNINQLMKREANVVFEKGIGIHVSGHGCQEEQKLMINLVKPKFFLPVHGEYAMIKKHKELAVAVGVEEKNILLGENGAKFELSKREFRQVGKVPSGATFIDGFGIGDIGNAVLKDRQNLADDGIVIISILKYKNGTFNENIELVTRGFVYNKDAESLLSKTKELVKKELSVLQSEKVKEIGKIKQRIRIKVGDFLSKETDRDPIILPIIMDN; from the coding sequence ATGTCAGATAAAGAAAGAAGAGAAGTAGGAAGTTTAAATTCAACAATAAAAAGACATTTTTCTAAAAAAGAAGATACTAATAAAATAAAATCTAATTTAAAGAGATTTAGAAGAAAAAGTACGAATAGAAGACATTTAGATGAAAAAAACGAAACAAGATATGTTCCACTTGCAAACAATAGAAATAGACATGTTGACAAAAGAAGTTTCAAAGATGAGGCAAGAGATGAAAAAATGTATGTAATCCCATTAGGCGGATTGGAAGAAGTTGGGAAAAATATGACGGCATTTCAGTATAAAGACGAAATAGTTGTGGTGGATGCCGGACTTACATTTCCAGAGGATGAACATTTGGGAATTGATGTTATAATACCTGATTTTGCATATTTAGAAGCGAATAGAAATAAAATAAAAGCTTTGCTTTTGACACATGGGCACGAAGATCATATTGGAGCGGTGCCGTATTTTTACCAAAAATTGGGAACAGAAAATATACCGATGTATGGTGGAAAACTAACACTTGCACTTGCAAAAGCTAAATTTGAGAAAAAGGATGCGAAACTTCCAAAAGAGAAAGTTATAACTGGAAGAAATATTTTAAAGATTTCAAAATATTTTACGGTGGAATTTATAAGTGTTACACATAGTATTGCTGATTGTTACGCCATTTGCATAAAAACTCCTGCTGCGACAATTTTACATTCGGGAGATTTTAAAGTGGATTTGACGCCAGTAGATGGAGAAGGATTTGATTTTGGAAGGCTGGCACAACTAGGAGAAGAAGGTGTGGATTTACTTTTGTCAGACAGTACAAATGCACAAATTCCTGGATTTACACCATCTGAGAGAACTGTTGGAGAAAGTTTGAAGGATGAATTTTCAAAAGCCAAAGGAAGAATAATACTTGCGGCATTTGCATCTCATGTTCACAGATTACAGCAAATTGTAAATATTGCCTATTCTCATGGAAGAAAAATTGCAATTGATGGAAGAAGTATGATTAAAATATTTGAAATTTGTTCAAATCTGGGATATTTAAAACTTCCAAAAGACATAATGATAGATATTGAAAGAGTGGAAACACATCCAGCAGATAAAGTGTTAATTTTATGTACTGGAACTCAGGGAGAGCCACTTGCAGCGCTTTCAAGAATCGCAAATGGAACTCATAAATATATAACGTTAAGACAAGGGGATACAGTTGTAATTTCAGCAACACCTATTCCAGGAAATGAAAAGGCTGCAACCAAAAATATCAATCAATTGATGAAGCGGGAGGCCAATGTCGTGTTTGAAAAAGGAATTGGAATTCATGTTTCGGGACATGGTTGTCAAGAAGAACAAAAACTTATGATAAATCTTGTGAAACCAAAATTTTTCTTGCCAGTTCACGGAGAATATGCGATGATTAAAAAACATAAAGAGTTGGCGGTTGCTGTGGGAGTTGAAGAAAAAAATATACTGTTGGGTGAAAATGGAGCAAAATTTGAACTTTCCAAAAGAGAGTTTAGACAAGTTGGAAAAGTACCAAGTGGAGCGACATTCATTGATGGATTTGGAATTGGTGATATTGGAAATGCAGTCTTAAAAGATAGACAAAACTTAGCTGATGATGGAATAGTAATTATTTCGATTTTAAAATACAAAAATGGAACTTTTAATGAAAATATAGAACTTGTTACAAGGGGATTTGTTTACAATAAAGATGCAGAAAGCTTACTTTCTAAAACAAAGGAATTGGTAAAAAAAGAACTTTCCGTTTTACAGAGTGAAAAAGTTAAAGAAATTGGAAAAATAAAACAGAGAATTAGAATAAAAGTCGGAGATTTCTTGTCAAAAGAAACTGACAGAGATCCAATAATTTTACCAATAATTATGGATAATTGA
- a CDS encoding divergent PAP2 family protein — translation MSAGILFGNRLLDVAAISCLSAQFYKVFFPVFKGRKPQWGRLIQTGGMPSSHASTVVSLATGVFFIKGAASIEFAISMVFAGIVLYDATGIRRQAGKHAKALNTLIEAIEHREGIEIINEKFKELLGHTPREVFWGTVLGIMLSFLFKRYILG, via the coding sequence ATGAGTGCAGGAATATTATTTGGAAATAGACTTTTGGATGTTGCGGCAATATCTTGCCTTTCAGCGCAATTTTACAAAGTTTTTTTTCCTGTATTTAAGGGAAGAAAACCGCAGTGGGGAAGGTTAATTCAAACAGGTGGAATGCCGAGTTCTCATGCTTCAACGGTTGTTTCTCTCGCAACTGGCGTGTTTTTTATAAAAGGCGCTGCTTCCATAGAATTTGCTATTTCAATGGTATTTGCTGGAATTGTCCTGTACGATGCGACAGGTATCAGACGTCAAGCTGGAAAACATGCAAAAGCATTAAATACATTAATAGAAGCGATAGAACATCGAGAAGGAATAGAAATAATAAATGAGAAATTCAAGGAACTTTTGGGACATACTCCACGAGAAGTATTTTGGGGTACTGTTTTAGGAATAATGTTGAGTTTTTTATTCAAAAGATATATTTTGGGATAA
- a CDS encoding Bax inhibitor-1/YccA family protein: protein MSNYYDENNDFLEQEYKNEEKNPRLATYEDLNRLVASKVRGSVFWMVFGLVLSGIAGFFVMNAAYVGIFSYEVFAALVKISVILELVTVLAFTFLIYKVSSRVLKLMFIVYSILTGISFSVLFATDLNIVITAFSVTALLFLILGIYGYVTNEDLTKFGSIATVGLITIILASIVNIFLQSDGVVWFMTILGIIIFVIFIAVDINRIKNNIIAHAVQGDTEILNKIEIMGALNLYLDFINLFLYILRILGRRK from the coding sequence ATGAGTAATTATTATGATGAAAATAACGATTTTTTGGAACAGGAGTACAAAAATGAAGAAAAAAATCCACGACTTGCAACTTATGAAGATTTAAACAGGTTAGTTGCTTCAAAGGTTCGTGGAAGTGTGTTTTGGATGGTTTTTGGATTGGTATTATCTGGAATCGCAGGTTTTTTTGTAATGAATGCAGCTTATGTTGGGATATTTTCGTACGAGGTATTTGCAGCTTTAGTAAAAATATCAGTAATATTGGAACTGGTAACAGTTTTAGCGTTCACGTTTTTAATTTACAAAGTGTCGTCAAGAGTTCTAAAATTGATGTTTATTGTGTATTCGATACTTACGGGAATAAGTTTTTCAGTCCTTTTTGCAACTGATTTAAATATTGTAATTACAGCATTTTCTGTAACTGCACTATTATTTTTGATTTTGGGGATTTACGGCTATGTCACAAATGAAGATTTGACAAAATTTGGAAGCATTGCAACTGTAGGACTTATTACAATTATTTTGGCAAGTATAGTAAATATATTTTTACAAAGTGACGGTGTAGTCTGGTTTATGACAATTCTTGGAATAATCATATTTGTTATTTTTATCGCTGTTGACATAAATAGAATAAAAAATAATATAATTGCTCATGCTGTGCAAGGAGATACAGAAATTCTTAATAAAATCGAAATTATGGGAGCATTAAATTTATATTTAGACTTTATAAATTTGTTCTTGTATATTTTAAGAATATTGGGAAGAAGAAAATAA